One Amphiprion ocellaris isolate individual 3 ecotype Okinawa chromosome 5, ASM2253959v1, whole genome shotgun sequence genomic region harbors:
- the brpf3a gene encoding bromodomain and PHD finger-containing protein 3 isoform X2, whose product MRKVRRWECKTVVSRLTMGRGRGRGRGRGRGSSGQLRPPSPYRLQLSPSRETLTYAQAQKIVEVDLDGRLHRINITDPLPVITEDEMMAQDIAECNSNKENSEQTQSKTRSWRKPSSSKSKKSGKNTSHQNQRSGSQQHTGSTYSFQHPSHQSPLPEPTFRVLSSVSPSEAPPLPAAYYRYIEKSGEEQDSVAEYDMDEEDLAWLEMVNQKRVSDGHASVPPDAFELLIDRLERESILESRSQALSQSAVDEDAFCCVCLDDECLNSNVILFCDICNLAVHQECYGVPYVPEGQWLCRCCLQSPSRPVDCVLCPNRGGAFKQTSDGRWAHVVCAIWIPEVCFANTVFLEPVEGVKNIPTARWKLTCYLCKQKGRGASIQCHKANCYRAFHVTCAQKAGLFMKIDPVRETGVNGTTFSVKKTAFCEHHSPVGSRRDGSGDESVEGRLVGGRGNRGQRSYSQSPPSPQNKKGTKGQKKKNTKGSGGSTRRSTVPVLLVPQIPSHRLNKICTGVDVQRKNQFMQRLHNYWLLKRQSRNGMPLIRRLHSHLQAHKTAEQREPDEKLSAAREELRYWQKLRQDLERARLLVELIRKRERLKREQMKIQQAALELKLTPALVLLRSTLDQLQEKDTAKIFSQPVNLSEVPDYLEFISRPMDFSTMRSKLDGHAYCSIADLEKDFELMISNCLKYNSKDTMFHRTALQLREVGGAILRHAHRQSQSIGLDPSTGMHLTEAPNKHGFYSCTWDDVDSLLDPENRLHLTTDEQLKALLDKLDMVTSMRTSGGRTKRIRLLRREINNLKQKVNQQQQNAQSMNGNDKEGEGKEEEEEEEDEEEDKEKKKEKTSVDNGPLTTVSTDDSPPVLELTCPVSSPLPGDAPLEPPVLGIVTGGRRSPGRSYKRQRSSRSGSKSQGEDEAEVGETPSLQPEAVHEVTPLGTPPTLPLVGVGRRTSVLFKKAKNGARMTKNKSSPQQNGKTPEGKSNGVDSAPASPKSPSANNITTLPPTPNASPAPPSPSSHHLRSRGQSSEGEADKLPPPSSEEGLTNGKHTSTDHDDDNPNLSVSPPKRSRGKPALAKVPSSENGDISGSDSETELSPLDLVWAKCRGYPSYPAMIVDPDMPQEGLLHNGIPIPVPPVEVLKLGEWRRLEEGEKLFLVLFFDAKRTWQWLPRNKLLPMGMDDTVDKLRLMEGKKPSVRKSVHTAYDRAMVHLNHVRGNVNFTPSTFI is encoded by the exons ATGCGGAAGGTGAGGAGGTGGGAATGCAAGACAGTTGTTAGCAGACTCACCATGGGTCGGGGTCgaggcagagggagaggaaggggcAGGGGATCATCTGGCCAGCTGAGGCCCCCCTCGCCTTACCGACTGCAGCTTTCTCCATCCAGGGAGACTTTGACATACGCTCAGGCCCAGAAAATAGTGGAAGTGGACCTCGATGGAAGGCTCCATCGGATTAACATCACAGATCCTCTGCCAGTTATTACAGAGGACGAGATGATGGCCCAGGACATTGCCGAGtgcaacagcaacaaagagaaCAGCGAGCAAACGCAGAGTAAAACCAGATCGTGGAGGAAGCCGTCGAGCAGTAAAAGCAAGAAGAGCGGTAAAAACACATCTCACCAGAACCAGCGGTCTGGCTCCCAGCAGCACACAGGATCTACTTATTCCTTCCAGCACCCGTCCCACCAAAGCCCCCTGCCTGAGCCCACCTTCCGTGTGCTGAGTTCAGTCTCGCCTTCAGAGGCGCCTCCTCTCCCAGCAGCCTACTACCGTTACATAGAAAAATCTGGGGAGGAACAGGATAGCGTGGCTGAGTACGACATGGACGAGGAGGACTTGGCCTGGCTGGAGATGGTGAACCAAAAGCGGGTGTCAGATGGTCACGCCTCTGTTCCTCCGGACGCTTTTGAGCTGCTGATAGACCGCCTGGAGAGGGAGTCCATCCTGGAGTCCCGCAGCCAGGCTCTCTCCCAGAGTGCTGTGGACGAGGATGCCTTCTGCTGCGTCTGCCTGGATGACGAATGTCTGAACAGTAACGTCATCCTGTTCTGTGACATCTGCAACCTGGCCGTCCACCAGGAGTGTTACGGTGTGCCGTACGTACCTGAGGGCCAGTGGCTGTGCCGCTGCTGCCTGCAGTCCCCCTCCCGCCCTGTAGACTGTGTGCTCTGCCCCAACCGAGGAGGTGCCTTCAAACAGACAAGTGATGGACGCTGGGCCCATGTTGTCTGTGCCATATGGATCCCAGAGGTGTGCTTTGCCAACACTGTGTTCTTGGAGCCCGTTGAGGGCGTCAAGAACATCCCTACTGCTCGCTGGAAACTCACCTGCTACCTGTGTAAGCAGAAAGGCAGGGGAGCATCCATTCAGTGCCACAAAGCCAACTGTTACAGAGCTTTTCACGTCACCTGCGCCCAGAAGGCCGGTTTGTTTATGAAGATAGACCCGGTCCGGGAGACGGGTGTTAATGGTACCACCTTCTCTGTGAAGAAGACTGCTTTCTGCGAGCATCACTCTCCTGTTGGGTCTCGGCGGGATGGGTCTGGAGATGAGTCGGTGGAAGGGAGGCTGGTGGGTGGCAGGGGGAATCGGGGTCAGAGATCATATTCTCAAAGCCCACCCTCACCACAGAACAAGAAGGGTACCAAAGgccagaaaaagaagaatacaAAGGGGTCTGGTGGGTCGACACGGCGCTCAACTGTTCCTGTGCTGCTCGTGCCTCAGATCCCCTCTCACAG GCTGAACAAGATCTGCACAGGAGTTGATGTCCAGAGGAAGAATCAGTTCATGCAGAGGCTTCATAACTACTGGTTACTGAAACGACAGTCTCGAAATGGGATGCCTTTAATACGGCGACTTCATTCCCATCTACAGGCCCACAAGACCGCAGAGCAG AGGGAGCCGGATGAGAAGCTGAGCGCTGCGAGAGAGGAACTCCGATACTGGCAGAAGTTGAGGCAAGACCTGGAGAGAGCAAGGCTTCTGGTGGAACTCATCCGCAAGAGAGAGAGGCTAAAGAGAGAGCAG ATGAAAATTCAGCAGGCTGCTCTGGAGCTGAAGTTGACCCCCGCTTTAGTGCTTCTGCGATCCACCTTGGACCAACTGCAAGAGAAAGACACCGCCAAAATCTTCTCTCAGCCTGTAAATCTATCAGAG GTCCCAGACTACCTGGAGTTTATTTCCCGACCCATGGACTTCTCCACCATGCGTAGCAAACTGGACGGACATGCCTATTGCTCCATCGCTGACCTCGAGAAGGACTTTGAGCTCATGATTTCCAACTGCCTCAAGTACAACTCAAAGGACACCATGTTCCACAGGACAGCCTTACAGCTACGGGAGGTGGGTGGAGCTATTCTCCGTCACGCCCACAGGCAGTCTCAGAGCATTGGCCTGGACCCCAGCACTGGCATGCACCTGACTGAGGCTCCGAATAAACACGGCTTCTACAGCTGTACATGGGATGATG TCGACTCTCTGCTGGACCCAGAGAACAGACTGCATTTAACCACAGATGAGCAGCTGAAGGCTTTACTGGATAAACTGGACATGGTCACGTCCATGCGTACCAGCGGCGGCCGGACCAAACGCATCAGGCTGCTGCGGCGAGAGATCAACAATCTGAAACAGAAGgtgaaccagcagcagcaaaacGCTCAGTCCATGAATGGAAATGACAAGGAGGGTGaaggaaaggaagaagaagaagaagaggaagatgaggaggaggacaaagaaaagaaaaaggagaagactAGTGTGGATAATGGACCTTTAACAACAGTGTCCAcag ATGACTCTCCACCTGTGCTAGAGCTCACCTGCCCTGTATCATCGCCACTGCCAGGAGATGCTCCTCTGGAGCCCCCAGTCCTGGGTATTGTAACTGGAGGCCGAAGGTCCCCTGGACGGTCTTACAAGCGCCAGAGATCTTCCCGCAGTGGAAGCAAAAGCCAAGGTGAAGATGAGGCTGAAGTCGGAGAAACGCCATCTTTACAGCCGGAGGCAGTTCACGAGGTCACTCCGCTGGGCACACCCCCAACTTTGCCTTTGGTTGGAGTTGGTCGTCGCACGTCTGTTTTGTTTAAGAAAGCTAAAAATGGGGCACggatgacaaaaaacaagtccTCCCCACAGCAAAATGGGAAAACTCCTGAGGGTAAATCCAATGGGGTGGACAGCGCCCCCGCCAGCCCAAAATCACCGAGTGCGAACAACATCACCACCCTACCTCCAACTCCAAACGCCTCTCCTGcgcctccttctccttcttcacaccacCTGAGGTCCAGAGGCCAGAGCTCAGAGGGGGAAGCAGACAAACTTCCTCCACCATCCAGCGAGGAAG GCCTGACGAATGGAAAGCACACCTCTACAGACCACGATGATGATAACCCAAACCTAAG TGTCTCCCCTCCCAAACGGAGTCGGGGTAAACCTGCTTTGGCTAAAGTTCCTAGCAGTGAGAATGGAGACATCTCTGGGTCCG ATAGTGAGACCGAGCTTTCACCACTGGATCTAGTTTGGGCCAAATGCAGAGGATATCCATCATACCCAGCAATG ATTGTTGACCCAGACATGCCCCAGGAAGGGCTTCTCCACAATGGCATCCCCATTCCTGTGCCTCCTGTGGAGGTGCTCAAACTAGGCGAATGGAGACGACTGGAGGAAGGCGAAAAGCTTTTCTTGGTTCTCTTCTTTGATGCCAAAAGAACTTG gcAATGGCTCCCTCGCAACAAACTACTGCCGATGGGAATGGATGACACTGTAGACAAACTGCGCTTGATGGAAGGAAAGAAACCCAGCGTTCGCAAGTCTGTACACACTGCTTATGACCGGGCTATGGTACATTTAAACCACGTGAGAGGAAACGTTAACTTCACTCCCTCCACTTTTATATAA
- the brpf3a gene encoding bromodomain and PHD finger-containing protein 3 isoform X1, which produces MRKVRRWECKTVVSRLTMGRGRGRGRGRGRGSSGQLRPPSPYRLQLSPSRETLTYAQAQKIVEVDLDGRLHRINITDPLPVITEDEMMAQDIAECNSNKENSEQTQSKTRSWRKPSSSKSKKSGKNTSHQNQRSGSQQHTGSTYSFQHPSHQSPLPEPTFRVLSSVSPSEAPPLPAAYYRYIEKSGEEQDSVAEYDMDEEDLAWLEMVNQKRVSDGHASVPPDAFELLIDRLERESILESRSQALSQSAVDEDAFCCVCLDDECLNSNVILFCDICNLAVHQECYGVPYVPEGQWLCRCCLQSPSRPVDCVLCPNRGGAFKQTSDGRWAHVVCAIWIPEVCFANTVFLEPVEGVKNIPTARWKLTCYLCKQKGRGASIQCHKANCYRAFHVTCAQKAGLFMKIDPVRETGVNGTTFSVKKTAFCEHHSPVGSRRDGSGDESVEGRLVGGRGNRGQRSYSQSPPSPQNKKGTKGQKKKNTKGSGGSTRRSTVPVLLVPQIPSHRLNKICTGVDVQRKNQFMQRLHNYWLLKRQSRNGMPLIRRLHSHLQAHKTAEQREPDEKLSAAREELRYWQKLRQDLERARLLVELIRKRERLKREQMKIQQAALELKLTPALVLLRSTLDQLQEKDTAKIFSQPVNLSEVPDYLEFISRPMDFSTMRSKLDGHAYCSIADLEKDFELMISNCLKYNSKDTMFHRTALQLREVGGAILRHAHRQSQSIGLDPSTGMHLTEAPNKHGFYSCTWDDVDSLLDPENRLHLTTDEQLKALLDKLDMVTSMRTSGGRTKRIRLLRREINNLKQKVNQQQQNAQSMNGNDKEGEGKEEEEEEEDEEEDKEKKKEKTSVDNGPLTTVSTDDSPPVLELTCPVSSPLPGDAPLEPPVLGIVTGGRRSPGRSYKRQRSSRSGSKSQGEDEAEVGETPSLQPEAVHEVTPLGTPPTLPLVGVGRRTSVLFKKAKNGARMTKNKSSPQQNGKTPEGKSNGVDSAPASPKSPSANNITTLPPTPNASPAPPSPSSHHLRSRGQSSEGEADKLPPPSSEEGLTNGKHTSTDHDDDNPNLSVSPPKRSRGKPALAKVPSSENGDISGSGKSTLLSLDSETELSPLDLVWAKCRGYPSYPAMIVDPDMPQEGLLHNGIPIPVPPVEVLKLGEWRRLEEGEKLFLVLFFDAKRTWQWLPRNKLLPMGMDDTVDKLRLMEGKKPSVRKSVHTAYDRAMVHLNHVRGNVNFTPSTFI; this is translated from the exons ATGCGGAAGGTGAGGAGGTGGGAATGCAAGACAGTTGTTAGCAGACTCACCATGGGTCGGGGTCgaggcagagggagaggaaggggcAGGGGATCATCTGGCCAGCTGAGGCCCCCCTCGCCTTACCGACTGCAGCTTTCTCCATCCAGGGAGACTTTGACATACGCTCAGGCCCAGAAAATAGTGGAAGTGGACCTCGATGGAAGGCTCCATCGGATTAACATCACAGATCCTCTGCCAGTTATTACAGAGGACGAGATGATGGCCCAGGACATTGCCGAGtgcaacagcaacaaagagaaCAGCGAGCAAACGCAGAGTAAAACCAGATCGTGGAGGAAGCCGTCGAGCAGTAAAAGCAAGAAGAGCGGTAAAAACACATCTCACCAGAACCAGCGGTCTGGCTCCCAGCAGCACACAGGATCTACTTATTCCTTCCAGCACCCGTCCCACCAAAGCCCCCTGCCTGAGCCCACCTTCCGTGTGCTGAGTTCAGTCTCGCCTTCAGAGGCGCCTCCTCTCCCAGCAGCCTACTACCGTTACATAGAAAAATCTGGGGAGGAACAGGATAGCGTGGCTGAGTACGACATGGACGAGGAGGACTTGGCCTGGCTGGAGATGGTGAACCAAAAGCGGGTGTCAGATGGTCACGCCTCTGTTCCTCCGGACGCTTTTGAGCTGCTGATAGACCGCCTGGAGAGGGAGTCCATCCTGGAGTCCCGCAGCCAGGCTCTCTCCCAGAGTGCTGTGGACGAGGATGCCTTCTGCTGCGTCTGCCTGGATGACGAATGTCTGAACAGTAACGTCATCCTGTTCTGTGACATCTGCAACCTGGCCGTCCACCAGGAGTGTTACGGTGTGCCGTACGTACCTGAGGGCCAGTGGCTGTGCCGCTGCTGCCTGCAGTCCCCCTCCCGCCCTGTAGACTGTGTGCTCTGCCCCAACCGAGGAGGTGCCTTCAAACAGACAAGTGATGGACGCTGGGCCCATGTTGTCTGTGCCATATGGATCCCAGAGGTGTGCTTTGCCAACACTGTGTTCTTGGAGCCCGTTGAGGGCGTCAAGAACATCCCTACTGCTCGCTGGAAACTCACCTGCTACCTGTGTAAGCAGAAAGGCAGGGGAGCATCCATTCAGTGCCACAAAGCCAACTGTTACAGAGCTTTTCACGTCACCTGCGCCCAGAAGGCCGGTTTGTTTATGAAGATAGACCCGGTCCGGGAGACGGGTGTTAATGGTACCACCTTCTCTGTGAAGAAGACTGCTTTCTGCGAGCATCACTCTCCTGTTGGGTCTCGGCGGGATGGGTCTGGAGATGAGTCGGTGGAAGGGAGGCTGGTGGGTGGCAGGGGGAATCGGGGTCAGAGATCATATTCTCAAAGCCCACCCTCACCACAGAACAAGAAGGGTACCAAAGgccagaaaaagaagaatacaAAGGGGTCTGGTGGGTCGACACGGCGCTCAACTGTTCCTGTGCTGCTCGTGCCTCAGATCCCCTCTCACAG GCTGAACAAGATCTGCACAGGAGTTGATGTCCAGAGGAAGAATCAGTTCATGCAGAGGCTTCATAACTACTGGTTACTGAAACGACAGTCTCGAAATGGGATGCCTTTAATACGGCGACTTCATTCCCATCTACAGGCCCACAAGACCGCAGAGCAG AGGGAGCCGGATGAGAAGCTGAGCGCTGCGAGAGAGGAACTCCGATACTGGCAGAAGTTGAGGCAAGACCTGGAGAGAGCAAGGCTTCTGGTGGAACTCATCCGCAAGAGAGAGAGGCTAAAGAGAGAGCAG ATGAAAATTCAGCAGGCTGCTCTGGAGCTGAAGTTGACCCCCGCTTTAGTGCTTCTGCGATCCACCTTGGACCAACTGCAAGAGAAAGACACCGCCAAAATCTTCTCTCAGCCTGTAAATCTATCAGAG GTCCCAGACTACCTGGAGTTTATTTCCCGACCCATGGACTTCTCCACCATGCGTAGCAAACTGGACGGACATGCCTATTGCTCCATCGCTGACCTCGAGAAGGACTTTGAGCTCATGATTTCCAACTGCCTCAAGTACAACTCAAAGGACACCATGTTCCACAGGACAGCCTTACAGCTACGGGAGGTGGGTGGAGCTATTCTCCGTCACGCCCACAGGCAGTCTCAGAGCATTGGCCTGGACCCCAGCACTGGCATGCACCTGACTGAGGCTCCGAATAAACACGGCTTCTACAGCTGTACATGGGATGATG TCGACTCTCTGCTGGACCCAGAGAACAGACTGCATTTAACCACAGATGAGCAGCTGAAGGCTTTACTGGATAAACTGGACATGGTCACGTCCATGCGTACCAGCGGCGGCCGGACCAAACGCATCAGGCTGCTGCGGCGAGAGATCAACAATCTGAAACAGAAGgtgaaccagcagcagcaaaacGCTCAGTCCATGAATGGAAATGACAAGGAGGGTGaaggaaaggaagaagaagaagaagaggaagatgaggaggaggacaaagaaaagaaaaaggagaagactAGTGTGGATAATGGACCTTTAACAACAGTGTCCAcag ATGACTCTCCACCTGTGCTAGAGCTCACCTGCCCTGTATCATCGCCACTGCCAGGAGATGCTCCTCTGGAGCCCCCAGTCCTGGGTATTGTAACTGGAGGCCGAAGGTCCCCTGGACGGTCTTACAAGCGCCAGAGATCTTCCCGCAGTGGAAGCAAAAGCCAAGGTGAAGATGAGGCTGAAGTCGGAGAAACGCCATCTTTACAGCCGGAGGCAGTTCACGAGGTCACTCCGCTGGGCACACCCCCAACTTTGCCTTTGGTTGGAGTTGGTCGTCGCACGTCTGTTTTGTTTAAGAAAGCTAAAAATGGGGCACggatgacaaaaaacaagtccTCCCCACAGCAAAATGGGAAAACTCCTGAGGGTAAATCCAATGGGGTGGACAGCGCCCCCGCCAGCCCAAAATCACCGAGTGCGAACAACATCACCACCCTACCTCCAACTCCAAACGCCTCTCCTGcgcctccttctccttcttcacaccacCTGAGGTCCAGAGGCCAGAGCTCAGAGGGGGAAGCAGACAAACTTCCTCCACCATCCAGCGAGGAAG GCCTGACGAATGGAAAGCACACCTCTACAGACCACGATGATGATAACCCAAACCTAAG TGTCTCCCCTCCCAAACGGAGTCGGGGTAAACCTGCTTTGGCTAAAGTTCCTAGCAGTGAGAATGGAGACATCTCTGGGTCCG GAAAGTCTACACTTCTGTCTTTAGATAGTGAGACCGAGCTTTCACCACTGGATCTAGTTTGGGCCAAATGCAGAGGATATCCATCATACCCAGCAATG ATTGTTGACCCAGACATGCCCCAGGAAGGGCTTCTCCACAATGGCATCCCCATTCCTGTGCCTCCTGTGGAGGTGCTCAAACTAGGCGAATGGAGACGACTGGAGGAAGGCGAAAAGCTTTTCTTGGTTCTCTTCTTTGATGCCAAAAGAACTTG gcAATGGCTCCCTCGCAACAAACTACTGCCGATGGGAATGGATGACACTGTAGACAAACTGCGCTTGATGGAAGGAAAGAAACCCAGCGTTCGCAAGTCTGTACACACTGCTTATGACCGGGCTATGGTACATTTAAACCACGTGAGAGGAAACGTTAACTTCACTCCCTCCACTTTTATATAA